The DNA region aaagtagtgagccctctaacggtcatttgtgatttctgagattcatcgaagcgcgacaacatcacccggaaatgatgtgaatttaaaattttaatagggttaaactcttttaaccaattgaaagccttaaattatagttccttatgaataattcatgagaataattaaagcaagggttgaagcaaagattatatagcgccgctacgcggcgcaagataggtaactgttgccaagctcctatcttataacactacgcgcccagtaaatccatggacgccattcgggcggacaggttattattgtgatttaaatgtaaatggtttaAAGTTTGCGGTCCGCCTCGAAGTATCTGTGGTTAACCATCTTTATGATTGATTCTTGGAAAAGggaagaaattatgtaaacaaagtaaaataaaagtttctttgggatctggacactttccgattaattctgtgtgtttacattgatatgttTGGTTAGACAACTTCGTTCTTTAACCAAAACATCGTGGATATTGCCTTGACAACGACTTTATTCCGGTTCAAACTTGTCCGCcggaatggcgtccatggattacAAAGGTCTCACccagttacctatcttgcgccgcgtagcggcgctatacaatctttggttgAAGAAGAAGCATGTGACTTGGTTTTTGGAACAGGATAGCAGTTATGAGCGTGTCAGGTAATCATTAAATTTGCTCTtctttttgttagattttatacggtttttatcaataataatattgtacatttttacgaGACCATAACAAAATTCCTCAATTTTTGAGTAAACGagtgactaaataaaaagttactatgtaatgtaaatattcgtttgacaaaaaatgggcatgttgatattttcaggtattttttaaatggcgatTGAAATAGGTAAACAAATCACATGTAACGGTGGTTTGTGCGAAGCTGGGCCTAGCCTTGATGGTCCAACGCGTACTGCGTGTTAATCAATGCGTATAAGATACACACGTAGTCGTTTAGGCcaatttttttacatgtttatttattaatattaggccccattctcatttattttaattaatgtactgaatgtaccacactttacaactctatataaattagattttgtacttgtattaaattcaaacgttttatgggatttaaaacattaagctaggccttgtagtaggcctaggaccacatgctaggtttttcagcctaatttatcatgcagtaggcctatacctctagcccatctttcaaatacatatttaaattaacatactttttatatttctatattttttataggatctgactccagaaaacatttgcatCACTTGAAACCGGCTATTTATGGACAGCAtgttgacattaaaaaaaatttgaccagctcttattaattaaatgtcttttaaattaaaggttttcattataatgaaatgtacggtgacagaaatttaaatgattctcataattgaggtttctcatagatttaatattgaaggtaaataaataaagctgtttgttattcttgcctttagaaataaacatgttgttagtactatattattaggcctaggccattatacaaattaaaactaaaaaaatacagtaatcatatttaaggcctacacagcagtaccttacttgatttgatttttttcaaatatttaattgatgaaataaatgagtttgacttttcaattagttgccattttattagtttctgtgtgtttttatttatattcttaaaataattgtatacaacaactttaaagtattgcgcagaagtgatcaaattatagtaggcctatttgtatgttattgtcgcTTAAAATTATGCAGTTAAAGCATTTGATTTTAGGGTGACAGAAACGGTTAGGCAAGAAAAGaattgtaaaaacaattaaacataatttaccccTAATGCATGTATATGTAGAAAACATTGCTTATGTTAGCGCGACCGAAACTCGCTACTGGGAATAGAGCCTGCAAAAGCGACGCGTACACACCTACTCGGGCACCGGCGGAGCGCGATCGATAGTAAATATACCCGATttcaaatgatcataaaattcttttaaaaaatatcaacattttgattttttgaggattaaaagtaaagatattgaaatttaacataatatttacaaatatgtatttaaaaattcggaaacaattttagcgtgatattaaattaaagtttttagagttccgcgatttcctacgcaggatttgtttgttttcattgttaatgggcgaatgttacctaaactagaatcgttataaatcttttaaatttgtattataagtaATTTCTTTAGTATTCTTAGTAACATCGAATGTTTCTAATTAACTAGCAGTTATTTATACTAACTATTGTTCAATAATAAGCATGTATGAAGTGAAAATCTATAGTAATAATGTTCTAATAGTGTAAGTCTTCGGGTTTCTCAATACAATTCTCAGCGGTAAAGATAGGCTCGCgctaatgtttaaatcaaaagcgctctcaaaacactttttgtccaaaattCGCAATATGACGTGAGTGTGAGGGGAGTTGAAGGCGACCTTGTCAGGAGAGACCTCTGGAATATCCAGATACtttaaatgttcataaacaCAACCTTAGATGTTTTTTTGCGCGCACAGTACAATCTACAATGTCAAGGTTAAATTGCTATTTGTATGTATAGTGTGtggtaaaatatttcttttgtaaaaattattttaaatggaacgtTACAACAATAATCCTCCGCTTCATCAGTGCATGAATACCTAATAATAGTGAATagtgagggattagttacagtgttgactttaaataataacatttaactgaaaatcaaaattcaTTGTACACGCATTGCATTGTAAATACATAGGATCGACAATATAGTATACTCATACATTTCCCTACCTAAGATAGAGTAAGCCTACTATAAAGTTACATAGCTTTATATCGCATAAACAGTGCTGctaaattaacattttacagAAGCATAATATGACAAAATGCCACCTcctgtgtttaaaattaaatatcctTTCATTTGAGACAAAACACGATGATTTTAGATTCGTTGACAGATTGGCCTTCGAATTGTCTAATTTTGGGTTactatttatttcaacaaagaTGACCTGTTAAGAGCATTTGCATACATACATTGGCCTCCTATCGGTATCTgcaatgtgtaggcctacccaTCTTGTTTGCTACGTACGtatttctatttaaattaaAGATCTTAATAAGCTTGCGAGAAGGGTGCATGAACAAATATTGGTCTTGACGGCTTACTTATAGGCCTAGAGTAAAATATGAATTGGATTATAAATGACGTAATCATTTATTGaacacaataatatattttctactttcattttttttatgacgTTAACTTATGAatagacaaataaataaagtggcacttaacaataacatttttttttttaatatgtagGTCAAGAGTGCAGAAATTTCGATATGTTTTCGAAGTCGAATTGTTTCTTCACACTGACAGGAACTTGCTGTTTCATGCTTATTTTGGTAAAATGcttattggtttttatttttccGATAGATTTTCACTGCTATTGACAATGTTGGGAGATTTTTTATGTTGATATTTTGTCATGCTATGACACAGCAATGATGGTATAACATGTCAGTGACTGTACAGTAGTTTGCTGTAAGCCAACCAATGTGCTGATATGATTTATGTTGCAGTGTCTGTATATATTGATATGTGTTATTGTGCTACTGTGTCCAGGGGATTAATTTGACTGCTGTATTTCTGAAGGGTTGCTTGTACCTTTAAAATCACTGCTTAAGCTGCTAATTTTCCTGAAGCAAAGTCAGCTGCACACTAATCACCTGCTATTTTGCTAAAAGACTTCTACCTTTGAAATCATTACAAGCTGCTAATTTTTCTGAATCAAAATCCAGCTGTAATGTATGCTAATCAACTGATTGGTTTTCTgtgtattatacagtattccAGAAAATGTAATTAAGTTATGTACCTTTtgatacaatatattatttttaattatctaTCAACTACCAACCTAAACTAATATAATCCTCTAAACCATCTACAGATCttaaataatctctcttaattcaaccaacaaattaaccttaaaaaataataatattctcaATAAACTGAACATAAAGGCCCTGTCACATCTTGACGATTTAGACAGCAAGTCCCAAAACGTTTCAAAGTTTCTCTAAAACGCTGGGATTTTCCATTTTGTACATGTACATTATGTATGTATTCATAACGAGTTGGAAGTGTACCGTATATAACGTACAAAGAACGTGCACAGAACGTTGTGATGTCTTGCTGTTGACCGACCGCGTGTCTAGAAATGTTATtgtagtttgtttgtttatgtaaGTTGTCTGTTGTCATTCATCATAGGAAATtcattgtatgtattttatgattttccaaataacttcaaatcaaatcaactgATTCATTCTCCTCCCCTTTTACCATCTTTATTAGTTACTGGGTTTATCAATTACACGTAGATTTTCGTTTTTCTTACCCACGCCTCACACCTGCACCTTCACCCTCTGTGATAATGTTAAATTTCTGGACCACAGGGCATGTATTTGTGACAAATACtggttataaataattaaacgCTGTCCATACGGTAGCTATAAGTTAGAAATTCTTTGCGTTAGACGGTAGTTCGGAACACGTCAGGCACGCCTATATGCGTCAATATAaattggaaataagtttgagAGACACGTTAACCATGagttcaaaacattttaatcatgAGTTAAAAACACTTTCTTTGTACGCTGGAATATTATCATGGAGTAACATACGAACGTGTTTCAGCACTTGTAGACTACTTATAACGTATATCATGCGGAACGTATGAATCATTCGTCGAGTAATGTTGTGTATGCACACCATTCTTCGGCGTGCTTGGCGTATTGGACGTAGTACAGTGCAGTAGCATGCTCATAACGTATACGAAATTGACGTTGAGCGTACTAACGTAAGTCAGCGTATTCCTTTGATTCGTCATACGTCGTGATACTAAATCGTCAAGGTGTGACCTCATTCAATTATTAAATTGACTCAACCCTCTTTAAAAGCTATTAACAGCTAACATTCTAAATAGTCTCTCAACTATCATTCAAGTGAAAACCCCTGACAACCCTTAGTAGTTCCATTAGCAGGTTGCAGCACAAAATACCAACgcacaatattaaaaatattctttaaataataattagatTTGGAAAGTACCAGTTTATGGACCTACTAGTACTGCATACAATCGACCAAAGTTCCGGGACAAAGTAAGTATATACTAAATAAAATTAGAAGATATGGATGGCGCCCATAGTCAAACgttattttgacaccaaaactGTTTAATTATACTTACTGATTGGCTGTCAAcatgataattatttttaaaatattttttttttgaaaaatagccAACTTGGGTGAGTATGTTGTTCCCATGACACAGCAATTCGGAACTATCCATATCCGAAGTATTTCAACCTTAAAGCCTAGTAATTTTGTACCATTTTATCAGTCAATTTCAGTTTCTTCTACGGAGAAAACGGTAACAGAGGCATTAAAAAGCAGAAACCAAACGGTAACAGAGGCATTAATAAGCAAAAACCAAACGCATAAGCCAGAAACACAAAATAATTACGAAGGAATGATCGATGTAAAGAATACAGTTTATCGTTTGAAGAACCCAGACATACCTGTCAAAGTTGGTGATTTCTTCAGTTTAATCATACAGACTCGCGATAGATTTGGTCGAAATTGTACAAGAGGAGGTGATTTTTTCTATACAACGATcaattcaaaaacaaaaaccaagAGCAACAATGCGGCAGGAAAAATAACAGACTTTAAAAATGGTACATATGAAGTGTTGTTTTTCGCTGGTTGGCCGGGTGTCATTGGTATAAGCATAATACTTGTACATCCATCTGAAGCGGTAGATTTTATTGAAGAGATAATTTGGCCTATGGAAAAAAGAATAAGGTGGAAAGGATTTTTCCAAAGAAAAAGAGCAGAAGTGACAGACTGCAGTTTCAGTAAAACTACATTGCTTAATAAGTGTAACTACAGTCATCCACTAGCTTTGGGAGAAACTGCATTTTATTGCGATAAACCAAACGTGTCTTCGTGCGATAGTTTGAGTTGGCTTAAATCAGACGGATCTCATGTCATTGGACTCTTCTCCAAGATATACTCATcttatcagttaccttttatgtAAGTATAACACACTTGTTAACCAGATGACATCTTTCTCTCTCTTGGCATCTCCCTCCTAGTCTTTTCCTCTTTTTCTCTCCttttctctctctttctcttTCCCCCTCCCTTCTCTCATTTTCTCCCTATTTATGTTTCTTTATCTCCTTCTCTAATtgtctctctctttctctcacTTTCTGTTTCTTTTTGCTCCTttccgtttttatttttttcgcTCCTTCGTTTCTCTTTTAGTTTTCTTTTCGTTTCGTTTCCTCTTTTCGTCTTCTTTcctttttcgttttttttttatctttcgttttctttcctttttcgtttattttctttttttagctTACGTTCCTTTTCcgttttctttcatttttagtcgcgtggaagcgactctatagttcactatgtcggtcggtctgtcggtctgtctgtctgtctgtcggtccggtatcactatgcattttatcgctttctgaccttatcttgatatcagtttagtctagctaggtcaatttttcacagtatattccttatggccaggaatcaatgtggttatgttttcacggtgcgcaataaaaaattacgcggtctacgcacgatttaacgaaatcacgtttgtaatcatatcttcacaaccatgaatcacaattaaataaaatttggtactcataaatttcagggcataaatcatcatatggcaatacaattacgtgcgtatcg from Antedon mediterranea chromosome 2, ecAntMedi1.1, whole genome shotgun sequence includes:
- the LOC140040785 gene encoding NXPE family member 4-like isoform X2, whose translation is MFSKSNCFFTLTGTCCFMLILIWKVPVYGPTSTAYNRPKFRDKSISVSSTEKTVTEALKSRNQTVTEALISKNQTHKPETQNNYEGMIDVKNTVYRLKNPDIPVKVGDFFSLIIQTRDRFGRNCTRGGDFFYTTINSKTKTKSNNAAGKITDFKNGTYEVLFFAGWPGVIGISIILVHPSEAVDFIEEIIWPMEKRIRWKGFFQRKRAEVTDCSFSKTTLLNKCNYSHPLALGETAFYCDKPNVSSCDSLSWLKSDGSHVIGLFSKIYSSYQLPFMNVAYARLLGGIQLLKISQEGNSTFMRNLTLPECKKDLSRPLNDGFWTNNVWTSLQCQTKQWTKQEIIKCMKGRHMVLMGDSTTRQWVEYLLPMLNIDKSKNTSRPNTKHIRHHSDILTLDYYFHPYAIGRRIQVYRDGAWEYEVLDNLNSSTCNYVIVVSPWAHYTQWKKESLFVRLHLLRETLIRFMKRCPNSQVLMKTPHPRRHKDKLSLMYSSDRLLYDIYEQYYSMFWGLGIHMIDIWDMNQSYPKGNVIHMPGPVIYQELFLMFSHICKV